ATAGTAAAGAGTGGAATCATTTGACCTGTAGGAACTTGCCCCCAATAGAGTAAGTTACCTTCTTCGTCTGCTTTTTGAACATTTTCGTTTTCCTCAGTCTCTTCATTCCAAACTTGCTCAATGACTGGTTCGTTGGTGACTTCGGTTGTTTCACCTCTGACTGTTTTTTGGTATGCCTTCTGATTACCTTGGTCATCTAGCACAGGAATTTGAATTGTCTCTATATTCGCCACTGGATCACTCGTTGTTTCAGTTGTTTCAACTGTCTTAGTGATTATTTCATTTACTTCTAGTTGTGGTTGAGGTAGGAGATATAAAGCATTACCTTCTTCATCAAACTTTTGTTTCTGTTCGATGTTGTAGATAGTTTTTTCTGCACCTTCTAAATACACATTTTCGATTGCAAATTCAAAAGGCTGCGGTTCTCGATTGAGTCCCACAACCTTGTTTGTCGATCTGTTTATGATTACTGTATCTGTCATGCTACACCTCCTTGATTAAAATATTTCCTTTTACTTTGTAATCTGCCACTTCACTGTAAGTTGCAGAGCCACCAGTTATACATGTCCTACCATTTGAGTAATTAGTATATACTCTTAAATGGAATTCACCTTCTATTGTGGCAAGAGCATATGCGATACTTAAATGCGGAATGCTTACAGCTAAATCTTCTCCAATTATTGGAACAATTGAGTTAGTATAATATCCTACATCTCTTCCAATTTCTAATTTCCAATGATTAATCTTTGGAATAAATATTAACGGCATATTAGCGGAAGAGTATGTTGAATGATTATTTAAAATGATTGCTTCATTTAAAAGCATATGGTCATAAATATTCGTTCCCTTTGGCAATTTATACGATAAAATAGGTATTTGAGGAGAAGCACCAGAGTATTCATTTATATGTGGACTTCCAGTTCCTCTTGTTGTTATTACTAAATTATCTGATAAAGAAAGTATCTTTCCATTTTTAGTTTCTAACCCCTGATAAGGCACATGCTCATACCAAAGAGCCACACTGTCGGTTATTCCTGTTCGGTAGTCTTTAATTGGATATTCCATTTTAAGTTCTTTGGTTTCTTTACGGACTTTTACAACATTTGATTTTACATAATCTACTTCTTCACTTAGTTCTACATCTAGCTTGATATAGTCGGTGTATACAATGCTGTTTGAGTTTACTCCTGCTGGATGGGTGCTGTGGACTAGGATGTATACTTTTTGATTGTTGGTGATCCACTTAGTTGATGACATTATAGAGCTAATCGTTGTCGGAATAGACGATAAACTTTCCATATTAGAACCATTACTCACCCACTGTTTAGCATTTGTATCCCATTGTTGTATTTTTGCCCCATAAGTTAATCCATTCCCATCATCACCTTGTCCGTATCCAGTCCATGAGACGGTGAGTTTACGGAGTTTATCTTTTAGTTCAGATAGGGATAGACCTATATGTGATAAATCAAATTCGAATAATGTTTGAGCTACTTTACCTTCTTCACCAGTTCGTGTTACATTTAAATTTCCGTTTTGAATTTGGATATTATTATAATTAGTCTCTACATATCCACCGTCCCAAATTCCATTTATATCATCAGGGGTTAAATCTGGATATTTTCCTATATACACCCTGTGTGGTACACTAACATCATCCCCTACGACTTTCCCCAAATAATTCAACGTGGTTTTAGATTTTCGTCCTTCGCTCCATGTTGGGTTTTCATTGATTCCTTTTTCCAATTTTAAGTTTTTGATAGAGAAACTAACTGCACTGTTTGACCTACTATATATTTGAAATTTTAAATTTGACGTTACTGCACCAGAGAAATTAATCACAAATAATCCATTTGTATTATTCACTTCTTGATAATGATATACTGTACCAACGCCTTCAACTGAATATAACTCAATCATGAACTCTACATTTGTCGGATTAATAATTTCTAAACTAAACGTATATCTTTCATCTAGTTTCACCTCATTGAGTTCGCTAACCCTTATTCCGTCTCCCAAAACAGATGCTTCCAACTTTGCTAATCCATCTTCCTCTATTGTTATGATACCGTTGTCTCTATGTTCAAAATCATGCAAATCCACAGGAAACGCCTGATTCTGTGTAAGTAAATTCTCATTCATCACTGGAAACTCATTTTCAGGTACTAACACATCGTATCCTGTTTCAGATACATCAACTTGAATTTCTAACTCTACATAGTCTGTATAGATGATAGATGCGGTTACTCCGTCAGATGGATCGGTATAGGCTAAGAAGTGGACGAAACCGTTATCGTCAATATAATAAGGATGATCGCTTATATTTACACCGAAAATAATATTTGTTACAGCACTGTTTGTATGGGTAGAAGGCTCGTAAAAATACCATGATTTATCATCATCTCTCCAACCACTTAAAATAGCTTTATTCCCATTCGGACACTCACCATATCCCCACCAATTACAACCAATGCTTTTCAATCTATCCTTCGATCTCTGCACCTTATCCTCAATTGTCACGCAACCTTCAAAGAATCCCTCGCCTAGTTTGTCGGTGATGGCTCGGATGATGTTGAAGGAGAATTTGATTTGTGGTATATCGTCGGTTGCTGTACTTGTTGTACTCATAATTTCAGAATTAAGTTTCATAATTGGATCATATCTAAATTGTCCTATTTCTCCTCCCCAGTTGTCATTAGGTGTAAATAGTACTGGGTCATTTTCAGGGTGAGCTGTATGTGGTATCAAATCCGTATCCTCACTCGTTTTCCCTTCAAAATTAGCCTTAATCGTCACAATCCCATCATCAGACTTAACTAACTTTTGTCTGTTAACTTCACCTTCTAACACTTCCGTAGGTACATGTTCAATTCCATTTCCACCTGGATAGTTAACACGATATTCAATAGTAAGTGTTTCTTTATTATTATTTGGGGGTGTAATTATTGTATAAGTTGATTCGTTTGTTAAAACACCATCCCATTTACCAACAATTCCGTCTGCCTTAACAATACTTTTTATAATTACTGAATTTGCATCTACATCTGCACCAAGAACTGCTTCAAATTGTATTGTTTTTTCAGTTGAATTTATGGCAGTTATAAACCTTGTTGTGCCTGACCAAATATCTCCACTTGGTTTAACGATCAAAAAACTATCTCCTACTGAAAATTCACTGACATCATCCAGATATAAAACAGTACTGTTAACATCCCCTCTAACTACTTTTGCAAAAGAATTATCTACGGTGTCGATTAATCCAAACAATCCATTTTTGCATGTGATTTTAATCGTATCCCCTGCTGTCCAAACACCTTTTGTTGCTTGTGTAACTTCAATATGAGGTAAATGTTCGTCCGATAAAACTTCTATTTTATCGGTTACTTTTTGACTAGTTTGAGCATCGGATAGAATACGTTTTTGGTCGGTTAAGTCAAAACGTGTGTTGGTTTCTTGGTTTGTATAGTCAGCAGGGACGTACCATTTGCCGTGAGGGACGAATGTAGGGTTTGGTTGAGAGCCTTTTGTTAGCTGCAAGTACCCAACTCTAATACTATTTCTTCCTAAAGTGAGATAATATTGATTTTGTTCTGCTGTGAATGTACGTGAAACCTGTATAAAAGGTTCGGTTGAAGTATTGACATAAATACTTTCATCTCGTGAATAATATCCAGGAATCTTTTGCAAACCATATGTTAAAGAGCTAGAATTAATGTTTGTATTATAAATTTCAAAAGTTAAAGTATATTCTTGACCTATCACTGTATTAAGAGTTAAAACTTCACTATAACCACCTATACCGCCTAATAATCCACCTCCATCTATAAAACCGTCATAAGAAACATCTCTTTCGATATCAATTAAATTCTCAACCACATAAGGATAGCTCTCTTGCTGCACCTCAACAAAACTCGGTGCTTTATCCAAACCAAAATACTCTTTCTTCATCTCAACATTTCCGTTTTCCCCTGCTAAGAGTTGGTTAAATTCTTCGTTCATGATCTTGTTGTAATCTTCACCTGTTAAACTAACTTTGTGTCTTAGGTCGATGATGTCACGTTGATCTATGATGTTGGAGTATAGGTTGTCTGGACGGTCTGAAGGAGAATGATATCTTTCTGACCATCCATAACCACCTCTTAGTGGTAAATATGTTATTGTGCCATCTCCATTTATAAAAATAACTTCAGCTAAATCATATTTACCATCATATTGTAAGAAATCTCCCACTTTTAATGCTGAATATAATGGATCTTCTGTGATAGAAGTAATTTCTTCACCTGCCACTGTACCACCTTGTAGATTGAAACTTACAAGTCCATTTACATACTCCCTAGCCCCATTCACATTCTCAACGCTATATCCTCCACTGTTTCTACGTGGTATACGAAACATAGGGATAGCATAGACGTATCCGTCTGCTGTTTGTAGGATGTCTTTGGATTCCTGTGTTCCATCACCTGCTAAGTAAACCCCAACATCATCAAGACCGAGTTTCTTTCCAACTATAGAGGAAATACCTCGGCTATAAGTGTCATAGAAACAACCGAATCGAATATAATTATCACTTATAGAAGTTCCGTCAGTAAAATTTAACGGAATCTCATTACTACCTTGTGATTGTACTGTGAAATTATAAGTTGTACTATCATGTTTAAATGTTAACCCTTCTGAAAACTTCTCAAAATCCACCCCTGCAACACTTCTAATCCTCCAACTCATATCATACCCATTACCCTCTATAGGAAACCAAGCTTCCAAAAACACCAGATCATCACGCTTTCCCTCTGTTGGTGCTTCTGGTAGTTCAATTTCTGTGCCTTCTGGGATGGTTAGTAGATAACCGTTTATATTTGCTACTTGTTCTTCTACTAATATAATTTTGTTTTCTCCAAATTCAAGGTCAGATATGTCCAAGAATCCGCTATGAATGGAATTTCGAATTAAACCCACTTGAGCATCTTCGAGGGATACGTCGTTATCGATTAAGGTTTGTAGCGCTTGGTTAAAATTCTCTGGATACGTTCTTGTGCTTTCTGTAAACCCCTTAACAATTTTATTGATACCTACTTTTTTAGACCCGTTCAGATTTGTTAACGTTTCTGGTTGAAGTGGCATTTGGACACCTCGCTTTCTTAAAATTCTGCATCGTAATCAAATTCGATGGTTGTACCAGTGTCTAACCCTTTATTTGTAAAGGTTTTCATGGCGACTAAATGGTTGTCTGCGTCGATTAAACCAGCTTCGTTAATGTTTTTACCTATTAAATTGTCAGCATCTGCATTTATACTCACAGAATATCTAGCGGTGTAGTTGTCAGGAAAACTTTTCGTTACATTTTTAGAAATCACTTGATTAAATAATGCACTTTCATTCCCTGTTAACGATTTTGGTGTACCATTCCCATCTGTACCTCCTGTACCGAAAACGATTTTTGTCACTTTGGGTAATGAGATATTTCCGGCATGAGCTTTTGCTAATTTCTCCCTGCCTTTGTTTGTTTTTACACTTGCCATGTGTTAAACCACCTCTTCATTAAATAAATTGTTTGAACGTACGTTCTCATGCTTTGTAATTTCACTATTACTTTTTTTGATTTCCTTGTAACAGTGAACTTGTTTAAGCTTTGCTTAAACACTCCACCTGATTTGAAGATCCCACCTATAGAGGTGGGCGTCTGTACGCAAATTATTTTGGGATAAAGTTGAGATTCAATATGTTTAAAAGTGCCTCTTATCATCCTCCGTTTCTTGACTTTTATATCGATCTACTAAGTATGTCAATTTGAAACTCGTATAAGCCACTTTTTGTATCACTTCTATATCAACTTATTTTTATCTGATTTATAAACAGTAACTCCAAGTGCGAGATATGTAATTACATCTATAGGTAGTCAAATCAAAGGTTTCTTGTTCGATTCCATAACCATAAAACTCGAACCCTTGATAAATTAATGTGGCAAGCATTAATAATATATGTGGTTGTTTGATTCTTTTTAAAAATGTATGCATATTAAATTTTCACCTTTCAAAGTTTTATTTGATAATCGATCTAACATAACGAAAATAACCATCATTTACTAGACCTTTTTCATTTAGATACTCAATAGATTGATGTGCCATTTCTAGCTGCCATTTTATTAGCTTCATGATTAATTCCAATCTATCCACCTTCTTTAACATTAAAGAACCCAGGCAGGGCTTTGAATTTATGTTCAGAAAATCTACTTTGACTGGACTGGTGTTCTGGTATAAGTACACATTTTTCATAGTTTAAAACCCCACTATATAAATAGTGAGGTTTCCGTAGAAGGATTCTATGAGCGCACACCCTCCTATTGCTAGGGGGTTAATATATTCTATGTTCAAACTCTTCATTTCGTATAGACAACTGACTTGCTTGTTTGAAAATGTGTTCCAACCCAAGTCCATACATAAAAATAGAACCTATACTGTATATGGTTCACCTACGATTTGTTCATATTGTTCTTCTGTGATCTTTGTTCTTTCAACAAATACTTTTACATTTTCTTTACTATAATACTTTGGGTAATACCTTTGAACGATTTTAAACCAATCCATTAAATCACACCTCTCTCTACTAACGATAATGTAAGTCCTGCTAGTTCTGTTTCTAGTTCTTCGATTTGGGTTTCTTTTTCAAGT
The window above is part of the Chengkuizengella sp. SCS-71B genome. Proteins encoded here:
- a CDS encoding phage tail protein, with protein sequence MASVKTNKGREKLAKAHAGNISLPKVTKIVFGTGGTDGNGTPKSLTGNESALFNQVISKNVTKSFPDNYTARYSVSINADADNLIGKNINEAGLIDADNHLVAMKTFTNKGLDTGTTIEFDYDAEF
- a CDS encoding XkdX family protein codes for the protein MDWFKIVQRYYPKYYSKENVKVFVERTKITEEQYEQIVGEPYTV